A single genomic interval of Mustela nigripes isolate SB6536 chromosome 7, MUSNIG.SB6536, whole genome shotgun sequence harbors:
- the ST3GAL5 gene encoding lactosylceramide alpha-2,3-sialyltransferase isoform X3 — translation MWTRTVQRLNSAPVEGYSEHVGNKTTIRMTYPEGAPLSDLEYYSNDLFVAVLFKSVDFSWLQAMVKNETLPFWVRLFFWKQVAEKIPLQPKHFRILNPVIIKETAFDILQYSEPQSRFWGRDKNVPTIGVIAVILATHLCDEVSLAGFGYDLNQPKTPLHYFDNLCMAAMNFQTMHNVTTETRFLVRLVKEGVVEDLSGGIHCEF, via the exons gTTAAACAGTGCACCAGTTGAAGGATATTCGGAGCATGTTGGTAATAAAACTACCATCAGGATGACTTATCCAGAGGGTGCGCCACTGTCTGACCTTGAATATTATTCCAATGACTTGTTTGTTGCTGTTTTATTTAAGAGTGTTGACTTCAGCTGGCTTCAAGCAATGGTAAAAAACGAAACCCTG CCATTTTGGGTGCGGCTCTTCTTTTGGAAGCAGGTGGCAGAAAAAATCCCACTACAGCCGAAACACTTCAGGATTTTGAATCCAGTTATTATCAAAGAGACTGCCTTTGACATCCTTCAGTACTCGGAGCCCCAGTCAAGGTTCTGGGGCCGAGATAAG AATGTGCCCACCATTGGTGTCATTGCTGTCATCCTAGCCACGCACCTGTGTGACGAAGTCAGCTTGGCAGGCTTTGGATATGACCTCAATCAACCCAAAACACCTTTGCACTACTTCGACAATCTCTGCATGGCTGCCATGAACTTTCAAACTATGCATAATGTGACAACAGAGACCAGATTCCTCGTCAGGCTGGTCAAAGAGGGTGTGGTGGAGGACCTCAGTGGAGGCATCCATTGTGAATTCTGA